One genomic region from Sciurus carolinensis chromosome 2, mSciCar1.2, whole genome shotgun sequence encodes:
- the Khnyn gene encoding protein KHNYN isoform X1, protein MPTWGAGSPTPDRFAVSAEAEDKVREQQARLERIFRVGMSVLPKDCPENPHIWLQLEGPKENISRAKEYLKGLCSPELQNEIHYPSRLHCIFLGAQGFFLDCLAWSTSAHLVPQAPGSLMISGLTEAFVMAQSRVEELVERLSWDFQPGPCPRASQSTGVLRDFSALLQTWEDVHTEALLQLPLAVQEELLSLVQEASSGQGPQVLTSWEGRSADLPGTQYQGVRALQSEGGESLHTGSVGWRESKGAVGESHTIEKDRGKQGGPREMDLWWKELPREDAWDREVSFRPYSAGGGTGEDGSLKRKALGKEGVHQERGGFSVQGELSGAHGLCQRTSQPRGASLLQRLHNGNASPPRVPSPPPAPEPPWPCGDRGDRGDKQQAVARGRGSPWKRGTRGGNLVTGTQRFQEALQDPFTLCLANVPGQPDLRHIVIDGSNVAMVHGLQHYFSSRGIAIAVQYFWDRGHRDITVFVPQWRFSKDAKVRENPVCSFSIESHFLQKLYSLSLLSLTPSRVMDGKRISSYDDRFMVKLAEETNGIIVSNDQFRDLAEESDKWMAIIRERLLPFTFAGNLFMVPDDPLGRNGPTLDEFLKKPARKQGSSKAQNPSRGFAEHGNQQQRREEEKGSSGIRKTRETERLRRQLLEVFRGQDHKVDFILQREPYCRDINQLSEALLGLNF, encoded by the exons ATGCCTACTTGGGGGGCTGGTTCCCCAACCCCTGACCGCTTTGCGGTGTCTGCGGAGGCAGAAGATAAGGTTCGGGAGCAGCAGGCCCGTTTGGAGCGCATCTTCAGAGTGGGGATGAGTGTCCTCCCCAAGGACTGCCCTGAGAATCCTCACATCTGGCTGCAGCTTGAGGGCCCCAAGGAGAACATCAGCAGAGCCAAG GAGTATCTGAAGGGTCTCTGCAGCCCAGAACTGCAAAATGAAATCCACTACCCCTCCAGACTGCACTGTATCTTCCTGGGAGCCCAGGGCTTCTTCCTTGACTGTCTGGCCTGGAGCACATCAGCCCATCTGGTACCTCAAGCACCTGGCTCACTGATGATCAGTGGCCTAACTGAGGCCTTTGTCATGGCTCAGAGCCGTGTGGAGGAGCTAGTGGAGCGACTGAGCTGGGACTTTCAGCCAGGACCATGTCCCAGAGCCTCTCAGAGTACTGGAGTGCTGAGAGACTTCTCTGCTCTGCTGCAGACCTGGGAGGATGTTCATACTGAGGCCCTGCTGCAGCTGCCCCTGGCTGTTCAGGAAGAACTCCTGAGTCTGGTGCAGGAGGCGTCCAGTGGGCAGGGGCCACAAGTATTAACCTCATGGGAGGGGAGAAGCGCAGACCTGCCGGGTACTCAGTATCAGGGAGTCAGGGCTCTCCAGAGTGAAGGTGGGGAGTCCCTGCACACTGGATCTGTGGGGTGGAGAGAATCAAAGGGAGCAGTGGGAGAGAGTCATACTATAGAGAAGGATCGAGGGAAACAGGGTGGTCCCAGGGAGATGGATTTGTGGTGGAAGGAACTTCCTAGGGAAGATGCCTGGGACAGAGAAGTTTCTTTCAGGCCATATTCAGCGGGTGGAGGGACAGGGGAAGATGGGTCCCTGAAAAGAAAGGCCCTAGGAAAGGAGGGGGTGCATCAGGAAAGAGGTGGGTTCAGTGTCCAGGGTGAGCTTTCTGGTGCCCATGGCCTCTGTCAGAGGACATCTCAACCCCGGGGAGCTTCCCTCCTTCAGCGGTTACACAATGGAAATGCCTCACCTCCAAGAGTACCTAGCCCTCCACCTGCGCCTGAACCCCCCTGGCCCTGTGGAGACCGGGGAGACCGGGGGGATAAACAGCAGGCTGTGGCTCGAGGTCGAGGGTCCCCGTGGAAACGAGGCACCCGTGGGGGCAACTTAGTGACTGGCACGCAGCGTTTCCAGGAGGCCCTGCAGGATCCTTTCACCCTGTGCCTTGCCAATGTGCCTGGCCAGCCAGACCTCCGCCATATTGTCATTGATGGCAGCAACGTGGCCATGGT CCATGGGCTCCAGCACTACTTCTCTAGCCGGGGCATTGCCATTGCTGTGCAGTACTTCTGGGACCGTGGCCACCGTGACATAACTGTCTTCGTGCCTCAGTGGCGTTTCAGTAAGGATGCCAAGGTTAGAG AGAAtcctgtttgttctttttctatagaGAGTCACTTCCTGCAAAAGCTGTACTCCCTCAGCTTGCTCTCCCTAACCCCCTCACGAGTCATGGATGGAAAGAGGATCTCCTCCTACGATGACAG gttcatGGTGAAGCTGGCAGAAGAGACCAACGGGATCATTGTCTCCAATGACCAGTTCCGGGACTTGGCAGAGGAGTCTGACAAGTGGATGGCAATCATCAGAGAGCG CTTGCTACCTTTCACCTTTGCGGGAAACCTCTTCATGGTTCCTGATGACCCACTGGGAAGAAATGGCCCCACCCTGGATGAGTTCCTGAAGAAGCCAGCCAG AAAACAGGGATCTTCTAAGGCTCAGAATCCTTCCAGGGGCTTTGCAGAACATGGTAATCAGCagcagaggagggaagaagaaaaaggtagCAGTGGCATTCGGAAGACCCGGGAGACAGAGAGGCTCCGGCGCCAGCTGCTGGAGGTGTTCCGGGGTCAGGATCACAAGGTGGACTTCATCCTGCAGCGGGAACCATACTGTCGGGACATCAACCAACTGTCTGAGGCCTTACTTGGTCTCAACTTTTGA
- the Cbln3 gene encoding cerebellin-3 has product MVGARRHWLPDPLHSLRLPIALVLLVLGTGLAQEGSEPVLLEGECLVVCEPGRAAAGGPGGAALGEAPPGRVAFAAVRSHHHEPAGETGNGTSGAIYFDQVLVNEGGGFDRASGSFVAPVRGVYSFRFHVVKVYNRQTVQVSLMLNTWPVISAFANDPDVTREAATSSVLLPLDPGDRVSLRLRRGNLLGGWKYSSFSGFLIFPL; this is encoded by the exons ATGGTGGGAGCAAGGCGACACTGGCTGCCAGATCCCTTACACAGCCTGAGGCTGCCCATAGCTCTGGTGCTTCTGGTCCTGGGAACAGGGCTGGCCCAGGAGGGGTCAGAACCTGTCCTGCTGGAGGGTGAATGCTTGGTGGTCTGTGAGCCTGGCCGAGCTGCTGCAGGGGGGCCTGGGGGAGCAGCCCTGGGAGAGGCGCCCCCTGGAAGAGTGGCATTTGCTGCAGTTAGAAGCCACCACCATGAGCCAGCAGGGGAGACCGGCAACGGCACCAGCGGGGCTATCTACTTTGACCAG GTCCTGGTGAATGAGGGTGGCGGCTTTGACCGGGCCTCAGGCTCCTTCGTGGCCCCTGTCCGGGGAGTCTACAGCTTCCGGTTCCATGTGGTGAAGGTGTACAATCGCCAAACTGTCCAG GTAAGCCTGATGCTGAACACATGGCCCGTCATCTCAGCCTTTGCCAACGACCCTGATGTGACCCGGGAGGCAGCCACCAGCTCTGTGCTGCTTCCCCTGGACCCTGGGGACCGGGTGTCCCTGCGCCTACGACGGGGGAATCTGCTAGGTGGCTGGAAATATTCAAGTTTCTCTGGCTTCCTCATCTTCCCACTCTGA
- the Khnyn gene encoding protein KHNYN isoform X2, with the protein MPTWGAGSPTPDRFAVSAEAEDKVREQQARLERIFRVGMSVLPKDCPENPHIWLQLEGPKENISRAKEYLKGLCSPELQNEIHYPSRLHCIFLGAQGFFLDCLAWSTSAHLVPQAPGSLMISGLTEAFVMAQSRVEELVERLSWDFQPGPCPRASQSTGVLRDFSALLQTWEDVHTEALLQLPLAVQEELLSLVQEASSGQGPQVLTSWEGRSADLPGTQYQGVRALQSEGGESLHTGSVGWRESKGAVGESHTIEKDRGKQGGPREMDLWWKELPREDAWDREVSFRPYSAGGGTGEDGSLKRKALGKEGVHQERGGFSVQGELSGAHGLCQRTSQPRGASLLQRLHNGNASPPRVPSPPPAPEPPWPCGDRGDRGDKQQAVARGRGSPWKRGTRGGNLVTGTQRFQEALQDPFTLCLANVPGQPDLRHIVIDGSNVAMVHGLQHYFSSRGIAIAVQYFWDRGHRDITVFVPQWRFSKDAKVRESHFLQKLYSLSLLSLTPSRVMDGKRISSYDDRFMVKLAEETNGIIVSNDQFRDLAEESDKWMAIIRERLLPFTFAGNLFMVPDDPLGRNGPTLDEFLKKPARKQGSSKAQNPSRGFAEHGNQQQRREEEKGSSGIRKTRETERLRRQLLEVFRGQDHKVDFILQREPYCRDINQLSEALLGLNF; encoded by the exons ATGCCTACTTGGGGGGCTGGTTCCCCAACCCCTGACCGCTTTGCGGTGTCTGCGGAGGCAGAAGATAAGGTTCGGGAGCAGCAGGCCCGTTTGGAGCGCATCTTCAGAGTGGGGATGAGTGTCCTCCCCAAGGACTGCCCTGAGAATCCTCACATCTGGCTGCAGCTTGAGGGCCCCAAGGAGAACATCAGCAGAGCCAAG GAGTATCTGAAGGGTCTCTGCAGCCCAGAACTGCAAAATGAAATCCACTACCCCTCCAGACTGCACTGTATCTTCCTGGGAGCCCAGGGCTTCTTCCTTGACTGTCTGGCCTGGAGCACATCAGCCCATCTGGTACCTCAAGCACCTGGCTCACTGATGATCAGTGGCCTAACTGAGGCCTTTGTCATGGCTCAGAGCCGTGTGGAGGAGCTAGTGGAGCGACTGAGCTGGGACTTTCAGCCAGGACCATGTCCCAGAGCCTCTCAGAGTACTGGAGTGCTGAGAGACTTCTCTGCTCTGCTGCAGACCTGGGAGGATGTTCATACTGAGGCCCTGCTGCAGCTGCCCCTGGCTGTTCAGGAAGAACTCCTGAGTCTGGTGCAGGAGGCGTCCAGTGGGCAGGGGCCACAAGTATTAACCTCATGGGAGGGGAGAAGCGCAGACCTGCCGGGTACTCAGTATCAGGGAGTCAGGGCTCTCCAGAGTGAAGGTGGGGAGTCCCTGCACACTGGATCTGTGGGGTGGAGAGAATCAAAGGGAGCAGTGGGAGAGAGTCATACTATAGAGAAGGATCGAGGGAAACAGGGTGGTCCCAGGGAGATGGATTTGTGGTGGAAGGAACTTCCTAGGGAAGATGCCTGGGACAGAGAAGTTTCTTTCAGGCCATATTCAGCGGGTGGAGGGACAGGGGAAGATGGGTCCCTGAAAAGAAAGGCCCTAGGAAAGGAGGGGGTGCATCAGGAAAGAGGTGGGTTCAGTGTCCAGGGTGAGCTTTCTGGTGCCCATGGCCTCTGTCAGAGGACATCTCAACCCCGGGGAGCTTCCCTCCTTCAGCGGTTACACAATGGAAATGCCTCACCTCCAAGAGTACCTAGCCCTCCACCTGCGCCTGAACCCCCCTGGCCCTGTGGAGACCGGGGAGACCGGGGGGATAAACAGCAGGCTGTGGCTCGAGGTCGAGGGTCCCCGTGGAAACGAGGCACCCGTGGGGGCAACTTAGTGACTGGCACGCAGCGTTTCCAGGAGGCCCTGCAGGATCCTTTCACCCTGTGCCTTGCCAATGTGCCTGGCCAGCCAGACCTCCGCCATATTGTCATTGATGGCAGCAACGTGGCCATGGT CCATGGGCTCCAGCACTACTTCTCTAGCCGGGGCATTGCCATTGCTGTGCAGTACTTCTGGGACCGTGGCCACCGTGACATAACTGTCTTCGTGCCTCAGTGGCGTTTCAGTAAGGATGCCAAGGTTAGAG aGAGTCACTTCCTGCAAAAGCTGTACTCCCTCAGCTTGCTCTCCCTAACCCCCTCACGAGTCATGGATGGAAAGAGGATCTCCTCCTACGATGACAG gttcatGGTGAAGCTGGCAGAAGAGACCAACGGGATCATTGTCTCCAATGACCAGTTCCGGGACTTGGCAGAGGAGTCTGACAAGTGGATGGCAATCATCAGAGAGCG CTTGCTACCTTTCACCTTTGCGGGAAACCTCTTCATGGTTCCTGATGACCCACTGGGAAGAAATGGCCCCACCCTGGATGAGTTCCTGAAGAAGCCAGCCAG AAAACAGGGATCTTCTAAGGCTCAGAATCCTTCCAGGGGCTTTGCAGAACATGGTAATCAGCagcagaggagggaagaagaaaaaggtagCAGTGGCATTCGGAAGACCCGGGAGACAGAGAGGCTCCGGCGCCAGCTGCTGGAGGTGTTCCGGGGTCAGGATCACAAGGTGGACTTCATCCTGCAGCGGGAACCATACTGTCGGGACATCAACCAACTGTCTGAGGCCTTACTTGGTCTCAACTTTTGA